From Miscanthus floridulus cultivar M001 chromosome 15, ASM1932011v1, whole genome shotgun sequence, the proteins below share one genomic window:
- the LOC136509450 gene encoding putative pectinesterase 63: MAQNCHRPPPSGVALVAITLLLPCFVSVASSSPPPSSSGGTSNNIKLPTDGAAASSFTEFVAENVELYNNVSTEQHKYGAGGKVWDPELLAAQGMAVRYVVSPDGHGKFRSISEAIKAVPDGNKKRIILDIRTATYKEKVLVPYTKPFITFSGNPKNPPVIMWNDRSATHGKDGKPVGTYGSATVAVDADYFMASGIHFKNTAPMAAPGSEGGQAVALRVYGNKAAFYDCTIDGGQDTLYDHRGLHYFKSCHILGTVDFIFGFGRSLYEDCAIMSVTKDVAIVTAQQRSKSIADALETGFSFLRCRIGSTTGAGQIYLGRAWGDSSRVVYAYTTMGKEVVPVGWDSWTIQKPEKSGIYYGEYQCSGPGALPHKRVGWSLVLNDAQAKPFTGIHFVYGDSWILPPPHLA, translated from the exons ATGGCGCAAAACTGCCATCGTCCTCCTCCGTCTGGTGTTGCTCTTGTTGCAATAACCCTGCTGCTACCATGTTTCGTCTCGGTTGCatcctcgtcgccgccgccgtcgtcgtccggCGGGACCAGTAACAACATCAAGCTGCCGACGGACGGTGCTGCTGCTAGCAGCTTCACCGAGTTCGTGGCGGAGAACGTGGAGCTGTACAACAACGTGAGCACTGAGCAGCACAAGTACGGGGCCGGGGGCAAGGTGTGGGACCCGGAGCTGTTGGCGGCGCAGGGCATGGCGGTGCGCTACGTGGTGAGCCCCGACGGCCATGGCAAGTTCAGGAGCATCAGCGAGGCCATCAAGGCCGTGCCGGACGGGAACAAGAAGAGGATCATCCTCGACATCAGGACGGCCACCTACAA AGAGAAGGTGCTTGTCCCGTACACGAAGCCGTTCATCACGTTCTCGGGCAACCCCAAGAACCCGCCGGTGATCATGTGGAACGACAGGTCGGCGACCCACGGCAAGGACGGCAAGCCCGTGGGCACCTACGGCAGCGCCACGGTGGCCGTGGACGCAGACTACTTCATGGCCTCCGGGATCCACTTCAAGAACACCGCGCCGATGGCGGCGCCGGGGTCGGAAGGCGGGCAGGCGGTGGCGCTGCGCGTGTACGGCAACAAGGCGGCCTTCTACGACTGCACCATCGACGGCGGGCAGGACACGCTGTACGACCACCGGGGCCTGCACTACTTCAAGTCCTGCCACATCCTGGGCACCGTCGACTTCATCTTCGGCTTCGGCCGGTCCCTGTACGAGGACTGCGCCATCATGTCGGTGACCAAGGACGTGGCGATCGTGACGGCGCAGCAGCGGAGCAAGAGCATCGCGGACGCCCTGGAGACGGGCTTCTCCTTCCTCCGGTGCCGGATCGGCAGCACAACGGGCGCCGGGCAGATCTACCTGGGCCGCGCCTGGGGGGACTCGTCCAGGGTGGTGTACGCGTACACCACCATGGGGAAGGAGGTGGTGCCCGTCGGCTGGGACAGCTGGACCATCCAGAAGCCCGAGAAGAGCGGCATCTACTACGGCGAGTACCAGTGCTCGGGCCCCGGCGCGCTGCCGCACAAGCGGGTGGGATGGTCGCTCGTGCTCAACGACGCGCAGGCCAAGCCCTTCACCGGCATCCACTTCGTCTACGGGGACTCGTGGATCCTGCCGCCGCCACATCTGGCGTAG